From Paenibacillus sp. GP183, one genomic window encodes:
- a CDS encoding DUF2294 domain-containing protein, which translates to MNKHEAEFSNLVRAFRKRHMGKGPSQVRTTFCKNWAICEMEGNLSPVEKFIATADEGKQMLRAARTEMVKEIYRKNHPIEMEELLGTKFVELFVDIDIEKDFGMSIFVFEENLEEKFGKGNS; encoded by the coding sequence GTGAATAAGCATGAAGCAGAATTCAGCAATTTAGTTCGGGCTTTTCGCAAGCGCCATATGGGTAAGGGACCCAGCCAGGTGCGCACTACATTTTGCAAAAATTGGGCCATCTGTGAAATGGAAGGGAACCTGTCCCCGGTTGAGAAATTTATCGCAACAGCAGACGAAGGTAAGCAAATGCTCCGGGCGGCCCGCACGGAAATGGTTAAAGAGATATACAGGAAAAACCATCCTATAGAGATGGAAGAGCTTCTCGGGACGAAGTTTGTGGAGCTGTTCGTCGATATCGATATTGAGAAGGATTTCGGTATGTCCATCTTTGTATTCGAAGAAAACCTGGAAGAGAAATTCGGCAAAGGAAATTCGTGA
- a CDS encoding OFA family MFS transporter, giving the protein MKRVKNRWLIALSGVGIHISIGSVYAWSNFTNPLIKKFGWSSSQVQLTFSLAILFLGLSAAFLGHFVEKYGPRRAGLFASIFFGIGIFGSGFAVNMGSLNLLYLFYGVLGGIGLGVGYIAPVSTLVKWFPDRRGLATGLAIMGFGFAAAISSPIMDSLIKSVGVANTFYILGAAYFLVMAISSLYLEKPPLDWVPEGFQEKIKTGKSHVTKDLSQLTANEAIKTSRFYYLWIMLFINVTCGIAILSAAKPLAQESIGLSTAEAAALVGVLGLFNGFGRIGWASISDYIGRPNTYTTFFVIQIILFALLPHTSTHIMFQIMLAIIYTCYGGGFASIPAYIGDLFGTKQLGAIHGYILTAWSAAGLAGPLFAAWIKDTTGSYANSLNFFAGLFVIALIVSLLIRRDIRKLKEQSVPSTKPAKVS; this is encoded by the coding sequence GTGAAGAGAGTTAAAAATCGTTGGCTGATTGCATTGTCCGGAGTTGGTATCCACATTTCAATCGGATCCGTTTATGCCTGGAGCAACTTTACCAATCCGTTGATCAAGAAGTTTGGCTGGTCATCAAGCCAGGTGCAGCTTACGTTTAGTTTGGCCATTCTGTTTTTAGGGTTGTCAGCTGCTTTCCTGGGTCATTTTGTGGAAAAGTATGGTCCACGGAGGGCAGGTCTGTTTGCATCGATCTTTTTCGGCATCGGGATATTTGGCTCCGGGTTTGCAGTGAATATGGGATCGCTAAATTTGTTGTATCTGTTTTATGGGGTACTAGGGGGAATTGGCTTGGGTGTTGGTTATATTGCGCCCGTGTCTACTCTGGTCAAGTGGTTTCCGGATCGCCGCGGGCTGGCTACTGGTCTGGCGATTATGGGATTCGGCTTTGCGGCCGCCATCAGCAGTCCGATCATGGATTCATTAATCAAATCGGTGGGAGTGGCGAATACCTTCTACATATTAGGTGCCGCCTATTTCCTCGTTATGGCGATTTCATCACTGTACCTTGAAAAGCCGCCTCTGGATTGGGTACCGGAAGGATTCCAAGAGAAGATTAAGACTGGGAAATCGCATGTAACGAAGGATCTCTCACAGCTTACGGCGAATGAAGCGATCAAGACATCCCGTTTCTATTACCTCTGGATCATGCTTTTCATTAACGTTACGTGCGGAATTGCTATCCTTTCCGCGGCAAAGCCGCTCGCCCAGGAAAGCATCGGGCTAAGCACGGCGGAAGCAGCCGCATTAGTCGGGGTGCTGGGTCTCTTTAACGGCTTTGGACGAATCGGATGGGCCAGCATATCAGACTATATCGGTCGTCCCAATACGTACACGACGTTTTTTGTGATACAGATTATCTTGTTTGCCTTGCTGCCGCATACATCGACGCACATCATGTTCCAAATCATGCTGGCCATCATTTACACCTGCTATGGCGGAGGCTTTGCCTCGATCCCTGCTTATATCGGTGATTTATTCGGCACCAAGCAGCTGGGGGCCATTCACGGGTATATTTTAACCGCTTGGTCAGCAGCCGGCTTGGCTGGTCCTTTATTCGCTGCATGGATCAAAGATACGACGGGAAGCTATGCGAACAGCTTGAACTTTTTTGCCGGTTTGTTTGTGATTGCGCTGATTGTTTCTCTGCTGATTCGCAGAGACATCCGTAAATTGAAGGAACAGTCCGTCCCATCGACAAAACCGGCCAAGGTCTCGTAA
- a CDS encoding PadR family transcriptional regulator, whose amino-acid sequence MPKPKRSNLLALAILSLLHERPMHPYEIGVMMRQRGISDSIKLNTGSLYAVIEALWKNKLIQTVETKREGKHPERTIYEPTAAGKTEFFEWLRFLLRTPVKEYPQFAAGLSFLGHLSPRDTLDLLKERAGTLVTQIQDVRSSMEATLAMGIDRLFVIEMEYSLALLEAEQNWLGELINDIENGVITERKKENLVWVVNYKEPSKGDTEDEISKNHKI is encoded by the coding sequence ATGCCCAAACCGAAACGGAGTAATCTATTAGCTCTGGCCATCTTGTCCCTGCTGCATGAACGTCCCATGCATCCTTATGAAATCGGGGTTATGATGCGCCAGCGAGGCATTTCCGACAGCATCAAATTGAACACGGGTTCACTTTACGCCGTGATTGAAGCTTTATGGAAGAACAAATTGATTCAGACGGTAGAAACAAAGCGAGAGGGCAAGCATCCAGAGAGGACGATCTACGAACCTACAGCGGCAGGCAAGACGGAGTTTTTTGAATGGCTGCGTTTCTTATTGCGTACGCCTGTGAAAGAATATCCGCAGTTTGCGGCCGGACTTTCTTTTTTAGGTCATTTGTCGCCTCGGGATACGCTTGATCTGTTGAAGGAGCGAGCTGGAACGCTTGTCACACAAATTCAAGACGTCCGTTCTTCCATGGAGGCAACACTCGCAATGGGAATCGACCGACTTTTTGTCATCGAGATGGAGTATTCCCTGGCTTTGCTCGAAGCCGAACAGAACTGGCTCGGGGAGTTGATAAATGACATTGAGAATGGTGTCATAACGGAGCGCAAAAAGGAAAACTTAGTTTGGGTCGTAAATTACAAAGAACCATCCAAAGGTGATACGGAGGATGAGATTAGCAAGAATCATAAAATCTAG